The DNA region aaaattttcttttggGTACTTTTACAGAGAAAAAATACTAGTAACTGTTTTTGGCATCAAATTAATTAaagagtttaaaataaaaaaattatgcaaaatatAGTTACTTAGTATTTACAAATGTCAAAAAGGGTTACATGGTCttggtttttgtaaaataaaatattttttgaaaataaatcattttttgttgacaTTCTTTATACCTTCGAATAAATCCTATGAAAAAGATGTCATATATATAAAGGACAATTATCCATATAATGCTCTTATATATAGGaataaaatgtttgaatgtAATATATTTCcctatattttatcatttgatcAAGCATAAATCTTTGAATCATTGATAAAAATCCAAGGTGGGTGCGTCTCAGATCGTGTAACCTTTAATGACACAtttgatgatgataatgaagGAAAGCAAAATTTATAACACACTTCCAAGGACCTTTTCTATTTTCTTATTGGCCCTCTTGGCATTTTATTGATGTAAAATGAGGGTTGATATTTTCACTGTTAGCTCATGATCAATAAACATGGCGAAATCAAGGTAACACAACGTTTGTCACGATGATGCCCACACCTACTGATGTAGAGTGTTCTCTGTAAACATGTTGAGCTAGAAATCCAAACTGCTGTATTCCAGGCTTTTAAAACACATCCCTGTGAAACAGGTTGGTTCCTATCATGTTTCTGTCTTCTTAAACCTGTCCAGGACGCCTTTAGACTTGGAGACTGCTGTGGAAGACTCTTTCCTGCCCTGGGCGCCCTCTTGGAGCTTGTCCTTGACCAGTTCCTTCACTGTCTGTCTTCGTCCTTCTTCTATCACGCCTCTCTTCCTCTGCTCCTTCTTTCTGCCACTGCCCTTACCTTTCATTTTGTGTTTCGGTTCGTACGATATTGACATTGGCTTTTTGAACTGTAGATAAAAAGGAAATCAGTCAGGAAACAATTGACACTAGATACTACATTATACTACAATATACTTGGATGAAGATCagcttttttaaatgtattaccattttaaaatcacaataatGCTGATAATGTTATATATGTGTgtctatttaaaacaaattggcTTTCTATGATTTGCAAACTGGCATAGGGAACTACTGTATAAAGGGTTATTTTCACTCCATGTTTTTCTTCTTCGCtcttttacacttgcaaatggtTTTGCTCTGTCCTTGGATTTGCCCAAGCAATGGAATGTATGATAGATAGATATCCTTTCTTATCAACACAGTAATTCATCCACTGACAACGAGGACAAAAgggatgaaaatgaaaataaaataagggCAATTATTTCCCTGTATATGTTAGTTTATAAtagtattttgtttatcattGTAAACTCAAAGAGAAACAAATCTGTACAATACGAACTACCCCGGTAATTCCCCTCACAAATTTATCTAATGCATTTCaattaaagtaataaaaattgCTGTAATAACAGAAATGCACTTATTTAAGAAATTTTCAACACAGAAAATATACGGTATTTTAAGCAGTTTCAATTGATATTTTGCAATTTCTGAACTGATTACcacaaaaattaatacatttgtatTAAGGACACATTCTTTGTTAGAATGAATAAATTTGGTTTttagaagaaagaaaaaaatgggCAAAAGAAGATgagacaaatacatgtacttaaagtAGGATAACAGGATAACAGCACAACAGGACAATTAAAACTCATACATTAATGGACAAACAAAATGGTCATCAATGTTGTGTGGTTAATGCACAAGACAAAAGATAGCCTTACAGAAATGAGCTTGTTGAGTAGAGGCTTCATTACCATCAAACTTTCTACTTATTTTCTGCGTACGTAGTTCCTTGAGCTTATAAAATCTATCCAACTGGCTATTGGTAATTTTGCTTTTGCATTATTTCATTTTGGCATAAAgtagtaaattaaataaaagaaattgaaattttacaatttaaccAATAGGCTTTTGTGCTGTCTTATTCACCAATTTTCATAGCCAAAAAATAGCACCCTACAGTCTGTCCCAAGTTCTTGTTTactaaaaatacacatatctatgaaaaaaatacaattgaaaatGATGGAAGGGAAAATattcaagatatcttcatttacACATTATCAATTTTCACTGTGGAAATTCATGTCTTATGGAGATTTACACtgggaaatgttgacatgtTGACAGAAGTCACTTGGAATATCTTGCAGAACTTTCAACATTATTtgtctgttgcaatgcaaaatccttTATTTTCAGCCATGCATTGAAACCTGATCtagagggggcatttcaaaggagaaattttgaaattttttaatacTTCTGAATAAACATCTTTTAATCTCTGGGGTATTTATAAATGTGAAGCAAAGATATCTTGGAACAGAGAATAGGAAGCTATTTGGTCTATCAGTTACAAACACATAGAAAGAAACaggaagaaaataaaatggaacagACTGATAGACAGACTGGAAGAAGGAAAGAAAGATGTCTTGTAGTTCCCAGAAGAAATGAGAAGAAAACTAATGAAATCTTACATGGGTAATTAAAGAATCAACTATACTTAAAAAACAAggaaaaaatttcttaaaaatctgGTAATTCATTAGTTTCTGTGTTTTTAGGTACCCTGTAAAATAAGACACAGTACTCacatgtattttgttgttttcttccACTCTCTCAACGAAACTCTTCATGTCCACCTTGCCGATCATTTTCGAGTCAAGATGAATCATCTCCGCCGGGATCTAAAGGACAAATATTTGGGGGTTTACAAATCTACAGATGCACACTTACTGCAAATGTAActttatcaacatttttaaactcATGTGAGATTTTTAATGTTGCATGAAATCATGAACAAATCTGTCATTTGCATATAGAAAAtaatacccttttccatattaCACCCTGTATCAGCCCAGGACACTAATATCAGCCAGAGGGCTGATGGCCTGAGGACTAATACTGGTCAAGGGCTGATACAAGGTAATATGGAAAATGGTATGTATTACATACTTATAATATTAACATATCTAAGACATTTGTATGACTAAATTCAATAAAGACTTTATAACACGTGAATTATGACCTTTTGTATGAATGAATCATTGCCTTAAATTTCTACCTAATCCTGAAGTGGAAAAAATCAGAGGAGTTCCATAAGGGAGAGCGATTTCatgataatgattttaattgcaaagGTTTACTTTCAATCTTTCATAAAGTAAAAGAGTAACACACTAACACATTCACAAAGCAGTTAACAAATCTTTGGGATTTTGCGGGAGTCTGAGGTAATGACTTTAACTGACCTTGTCCAACAACATCTGGACCTCGGCCTCCCTCCTCTGTTTCTTCGTCTGGTACGGGTTAGACTCCATGGCATCAAAGTTCGCCTCTCCAGCACCTACAAAAGTCAGATGACTCAGATCACGTTTAGATTCTCCCAGCAAAACAAAGATCTGTATAGAGTTCTCTACTTTTTCTGCATGTAGTTATCAAAtttaaagctgcatggtccAAATTTTACCTGGAATGATGAGACTGGTGAACCCGTCCCCATGCCCTACCCCCAGGACATCCTCATAGGGACAGAAGTGGAGGTTGTTGACCGTGGTCCTCAGTTTGTGGATCATATATGGTGAGGTCAGCTGCTGTCTACATGGGTCTTGGTAAACCTTACAGTCAAAAAGAAGTTTTATCTAAACAGAATGTTATAAACTAAACATGAAAAGAATGCTTCAGATCACAAATTGTGGGTATTTTTAGACtatttttatattgttatacaAAGCTCCTCTTCACAGGAGATGAATAACTATATGAAATTtatctttactaaataatagttcacAGCTTATCAAATGATCAAATCTAAGTTTAAGATAGTTCTGGTAAGAAATGTGTAACCCCTCAGCCTCCTTAattttgtcaattaaaaaatcaaattaaaaaaaatgcttcattaATATTCCTCTTTTGATTTTGCATTTGTATGAAATGCACACTTCTGAAATCATATGAGTTTCCCTTCTAATGCTCTGTACAATACATGTTGTAGCTTCTAGAAGAATTAGACACTACAAACTCACATAtacaaaaacacacacaaagCCTGGTCTCTATACCTCCACAATGTTCCCCTTCCCCAGCCCCAGGGCACCTGTCTGACTGAACACCATGTGTCCTGCTCCACACCCAATCTGATAGGAGTGCACCATCTCAAATTTACGGATATCCCAAATCTTCATCTTCCTGTCCACTCCAGACGTGGCCATGTAACTGAAGCACaggaaattatattaaataaaagtacACTCACTACTAAAAATAAAGGTGAAGGTTCCAATTTTGTATGCAAAACCAGTCTAAAATTCTGACACTAAATGACATTTGATTTGAAACCTTTCATTTATTTAGACAATAATCAAATTTCAATGTGCAAATAACTTGTCAAAATTTCCTATTTGCATGTCTCCATAGTTTAACATTTCATGGATTTAGAAAAATGTTACGTTTGTTTTACTGCTCTagaaattaggtaaaacatgcacagatttattacaaataactatTTTTCTTCAATCCAATATTCAAGCCATGGAGGATGTTTATCTTATATTGGCATTCACAGAAATGACATGGCAGAATTTCTGTCCAACTTAAAGGTACTTACTTTCCTGTGGGGTCAACAGCTACAGATCTGACCGCTGCCCCATGACAAAGCATCTTGACCAGCGGTTCGTTCACATTCGGAGACCACATTGAAACACTTCCTGAAACCAAAAATTTTGTACGAATAAAGgagaatatttaatacattttcagatattaatttaCTTTTCTATAAAAAAGATTTGTAAGTTGGGCAACAATCAGCAGGTTGTTTACATTATAGTCCTCTGGGTTCCCTTTTCCAGAATTTTCATCAAAAGTTTGAGGGCCAAAAGAACACATCTTTAGACTTAGTCCAAAGGACATAAAATGTATCCATAACTGATGATTTCCAGAGATACACCTTTAAAGGAAGCAATCCTTGCAGAAAAAATCTACATTGTCTGCCCACAACCCTTCACAAAGGTTATggttctttttaaattttattacctTCACAACACTATGAATCACAAAAGCAATCCtctaattgtttaattttttaacaagtcGAATCTCTTTGCTGACTGAACCAACAGTTTTGTAGTCTTTAACAGATTTATGGCATTACAGCGATTCCTACGCTGATGCACTTAGAACAAACCTGTGGGATGTCCCAGGCAAATGATGGCATTCTGGGGGTTCTGACACATGACGTCCAGACGCCCTAGTCCAGTGTTGTGACTCGCCACTTTCTGACCCACCGACACGTCTAACCAGTATAGGTAACCGGTCgcattctgagaaaaagatggGGAATGAATGGCAGGCTAAActtgatttcaaattttgaattaagaTGACTCTTTGAGCACAaactcaaattttgaaaaaactaCCGTATGTCatgatgtcatttttttctacatgtagtTATCAAATTTACcgtattgaaaattatttgacaACTTAATATGCATTTTAGAGATACTGAGCAAATGCAAGCAAATTTTCCATCAGACAGTAATACAGTCAAACCTctttatctcgaactagatgggactggttaaaaacttcaagatatccAAGTACTGAGATATTAAGGGAAAAATAGTTAAATTTTAAGTGTTTGGGATTtaaaatcactttgacatatccatggTATTCGAGATATTGGTGTTTGAGATACCGAGGTTCAACTGTATATGCTATGAGCAAAACCACTGACAAGAACATGTATACCGGCCAGAGTCATATCTTACAGAACTGGCCAGCAGGAAATGATAGGGTAGGAACTCGAGTCTGAGTGCTTCGTTGGGCTGTTTCAGACAATGCAACTCTATGCCCTGGTTGTCATAGATATATGTCCACTGCTTCTGGGCCACAGCAAACATTGTCTCCTGGTGCAACCACCTGTAATTACAAAA from Crassostrea angulata isolate pt1a10 chromosome 7, ASM2561291v2, whole genome shotgun sequence includes:
- the LOC128156258 gene encoding WD repeat-containing protein 46-like: MESSENKEKDDSTGIKSKESVKPSKKAQKPWRKKFFKEFDRKKTEFQKRAKTRQEKKICETQETELTEKSVDNQPEKVKKKLRNIVQKSGPNKDLKRLQHGPKQDSKANRDERRDPESPSEFRKDRYPGDAPVPKKLMSKYQRGKKLHTKGARTHHGHVKLVQNEKKVTMAVKQAARSERLLQEQSGFMIPEDGESTTNVTQSDIVQAADITTAQKHFNLELTQFGPYKAQYTRNGKHLLIAGSKGHVAALDWLTKRLLCEINVMETVRDIRWLHQETMFAVAQKQWTYIYDNQGIELHCLKQPNEALRLEFLPYHFLLASSNATGYLYWLDVSVGQKVASHNTGLGRLDVMCQNPQNAIICLGHPTGSVSMWSPNVNEPLVKMLCHGAAVRSVAVDPTGNYMATSGVDRKMKIWDIRKFEMVHSYQIGCGAGHMVFSQTGALGLGKGNIVEVYQDPCRQQLTSPYMIHKLRTTVNNLHFCPYEDVLGVGHGDGFTSLIIPGAGEANFDAMESNPYQTKKQRREAEVQMLLDKIPAEMIHLDSKMIGKVDMKSFVERVEENNKIHFKKPMSISYEPKHKMKGKGSGRKKEQRKRGVIEEGRRQTVKELVKDKLQEGAQGRKESSTAVSKSKGVLDRFKKTET